A DNA window from Paenibacillus sp. HWE-109 contains the following coding sequences:
- a CDS encoding pirin family protein, which yields MIQVFPAHTRNSTDLGWLKSHKNFSFGDYFDEENVGFGVMRVCNDDDIAAGRGFGPHPHSDMEIVSIVLSGAIKHEDSLGHVAVTAANGVQRMSAGSGVIHAEYNASETEPMSLFQLWFMPEKRGMEPSFENVTYEPEAMINTLLPVVTPEGGEHVAKIHQDMSIYLSKLDAGKELIFNQGENRRIFLMVISGKLAANETVLETKDSARMQAESSVAIRGLEDTHFMLIDLP from the coding sequence GTGATACAAGTATTCCCGGCGCATACGCGCAACTCAACCGATTTGGGTTGGTTGAAAAGCCATAAGAATTTCTCGTTTGGCGATTATTTTGATGAGGAGAACGTGGGATTCGGGGTTATGCGTGTATGCAATGATGACGATATTGCTGCAGGACGGGGATTTGGCCCTCATCCGCATAGCGATATGGAGATTGTCAGCATCGTGCTCAGCGGAGCGATTAAACATGAGGACAGCCTAGGGCATGTTGCGGTCACTGCGGCGAACGGCGTTCAGCGAATGTCAGCGGGCAGCGGCGTCATTCATGCCGAGTACAATGCATCGGAAACGGAGCCTATGAGTCTGTTCCAACTGTGGTTTATGCCTGAGAAACGGGGGATGGAGCCCTCCTTTGAAAATGTGACGTACGAGCCTGAGGCCATGATCAATACGCTGCTGCCCGTAGTTACGCCTGAAGGTGGCGAGCACGTCGCCAAGATTCACCAAGATATGAGCATTTATCTTAGCAAGCTGGATGCCGGGAAAGAGCTTATTTTCAACCAAGGAGAGAATCGCCGCATTTTCCTCATGGTCATCAGCGGTAAGCTTGCAGCCAATGAGACTGTGTTGGAAACGAAAGATAGCGCGCGTATGCAAGCAGAATCATCTGTCGCTATTCGTGGTCTGGAAGACACGCATTTCATGTTAATTGATCTGCCCTAA